The Alkalinema sp. FACHB-956 sequence CAATGCGGCCCACACACTGAACGCCCTCCGCCCCCGACTTACTGACCAACTCGCCATTCGTCAGCCGCATCAGCTCAGTATCAAACTCGCCGCTCCCAGCCACCAGATCAGGGTAATGGGTCATCGCCCGCAGGATCCGCTCTAGCTCCAAACTCTCCCCAGACGCCAACTGCGCATACAGCCACGCCATCTGCCGCAACTGCATAAAATAGGTCGGAGCCCCACAGTCATCCCGCGCCACAATAAACTCCGCAGGTGGAATTTTCAGCAAATCCGCCACCTTATTCAGAATCAACTGCTGCACCGGATGGTTGCGCTGCAAATAACCCGACGTCGGCACACTCAACTGCTTCGCCGCCGCCAACATCCCCGCATGTTTGCCAGAACAATTGTACTCTAGTGGACTCGTTTTACCCGCAGGAATCGGGCATTGCAACGCCGAAGGGTCAATATCCGCCCGCCACAGCACATTAAACACCTGGCGCGTCTGCTCAATCAGCCCCCGATGGGAACTACAAATTACCGCAATATCCCGATCGCTCAAGCCAAACCGCTCCACCGTACCCGTTGACGTCACACAGAGCGCTTGGAAGGGTTTCAGA is a genomic window containing:
- a CDS encoding asparaginase codes for the protein MTRGRKTETAELDVKLLREGIVESVHHVHATVCDDRGRVLLVAGQSELESFVRSSLKPFQALCVTSTGTVERFGLSDRDIAVICSSHRGLIEQTRQVFNVLWRADIDPSALQCPIPAGKTSPLEYNCSGKHAGMLAAAKQLSVPTSGYLQRNHPVQQLILNKVADLLKIPPAEFIVARDDCGAPTYFMQLRQMAWLYAQLASGESLELERILRAMTHYPDLVAGSGEFDTELMRLTNGELVSKSGAEGVQCVGRIGEGMGLAIKAIDGAKRAKYAVAIHLLKQMGWISPSVADELSDRFIAIGEFKRLEVDGELSML